One window of Herpetosiphon gulosus genomic DNA carries:
- a CDS encoding FtsX-like permease family protein yields MKLLYRSSLRYLLRHPAQVLLAILGVALGVAVVIAIDLANGSAQRAFMLSTESVTGKTTDQILGGQNGLPSDLYAQLRTELGLSAVAPVVDRTISLPNQPGRSFRLFGIDPFAEQPFRPYLATLFNNQTDLQALLTEPNTGLISAQTAQTLALTVGQTLETRIDGQRRNINIIGLIAGGDQLSQEALADLILVDISTAQELVGQPDRISRIDLILPEEQRSAILEQIKPLLPADATLTTPAARSETLQQMTRAFELNLQALSLLALIVGVFLIYNTMTFSVVQRRGLFGILRSLGVTRRELFSQILIEAAVIGTIGAILGVLLGIVLGRGLVRLVTQTINDLYFSVNVQNIAIDNMQLIKGFGLGLGATLIAASIPALEAMFSPPRTVLRRSSIEEQIQRIVPRLTLAGLILAGLGVAVLQIPSRSLFLSFSAMFGVIIGCALFTPFVTLHMMRLLQIPLNRMFGLLGKMAARDVVAALSRTGVAIAALMVAVSVTVGAGTMIGSFRTTVVRWLDQSLQADVFVSAPSLSANRADTPIDLGLVEQIDQLPSVASMTTLLNLRVESELGPVQLAVANYQDSSLSRRALSFITDAEQAWQGFAEQGQVWVSEPFSYRYGRGLGDSITLQTERGPQQFSIAGVYYDYASDQGYISMNRRDFAKYWDVDTVHSITIWLAENADSATTISQIQALAAPIQDLKVQSNQALRQSTLEIFDRTFAITAVLQLLATIVAFIGILSALMALQLERSRELGVLRANGMTPRQLWLSVLSQTGLMGLTAGLLALPVGLILAVVLVYVINKRSFGWTMQLILDPNLLLQALIVAVVAALLAGLYPAWKMGRTSPALALREE; encoded by the coding sequence ATGAAGTTGCTCTATCGCAGTAGTTTGCGCTATTTACTCCGCCACCCCGCCCAAGTTTTGCTGGCAATTTTAGGCGTGGCCTTGGGCGTAGCGGTGGTAATCGCGATTGATTTAGCCAATGGTAGTGCTCAACGAGCTTTTATGCTCTCCACCGAGAGCGTCACTGGCAAAACCACCGATCAAATTCTGGGGGGTCAAAATGGCTTGCCCAGCGATTTATACGCTCAGCTACGCACTGAATTAGGCTTATCAGCGGTCGCGCCAGTCGTTGATCGCACAATCAGTCTGCCCAATCAGCCAGGCCGTTCATTTCGTTTATTTGGCATCGACCCCTTTGCCGAACAGCCGTTTCGACCCTATTTGGCGACCCTCTTCAATAACCAAACCGATCTGCAGGCGTTGCTGACTGAGCCAAATACTGGCTTAATTTCAGCGCAAACCGCCCAAACCCTTGCCTTGACCGTCGGCCAAACCCTAGAAACGCGAATCGACGGCCAGCGCCGCAATATCAACATTATTGGGTTGATCGCTGGAGGTGATCAATTAAGCCAAGAAGCCTTGGCCGATTTGATTTTAGTTGATATTTCGACCGCTCAAGAATTGGTTGGTCAGCCCGATCGAATTAGCCGCATCGATTTGATTTTGCCCGAGGAGCAACGCAGCGCAATCCTTGAGCAAATTAAGCCGTTGTTGCCTGCTGATGCGACTCTGACGACACCCGCTGCCCGTAGCGAAACCCTGCAACAGATGACCCGAGCCTTTGAACTCAACTTACAAGCACTCAGTTTGTTGGCCTTGATCGTCGGAGTTTTCCTGATTTACAACACCATGACTTTTTCGGTGGTGCAACGGCGCGGTTTGTTTGGTATTTTGCGCTCGTTGGGTGTGACACGGCGCGAACTGTTCAGCCAAATTCTGATCGAGGCCGCCGTGATTGGCACAATCGGGGCAATCCTCGGGGTGCTGTTGGGTATCGTGCTTGGCCGTGGTTTGGTGCGGCTGGTCACCCAAACGATCAACGACCTCTATTTCAGCGTCAATGTACAAAACATTGCGATTGACAACATGCAATTAATTAAAGGCTTTGGGCTAGGCTTGGGCGCAACCTTGATTGCCGCCAGTATTCCAGCGCTTGAAGCTATGTTCTCGCCACCACGCACAGTGCTGCGGCGCTCCTCAATCGAAGAACAAATTCAACGAATCGTGCCCCGCTTGACCTTGGCAGGTTTGATTTTAGCAGGTTTGGGCGTGGCCGTGCTGCAAATTCCATCGCGCAGTTTGTTCCTGAGTTTTTCAGCCATGTTTGGGGTGATCATTGGTTGTGCCTTGTTCACGCCATTTGTCACCTTGCACATGATGCGGCTGCTGCAAATTCCCCTCAATCGCATGTTTGGCTTGCTTGGTAAAATGGCTGCCCGTGATGTCGTTGCCGCCTTGAGCCGCACAGGCGTGGCAATTGCCGCCTTGATGGTCGCGGTTTCGGTCACGGTTGGCGCTGGCACGATGATTGGCTCGTTTCGCACAACGGTCGTGCGCTGGCTTGATCAATCATTACAAGCCGATGTGTTCGTGTCGGCTCCAAGTTTGAGCGCCAATCGCGCTGATACCCCGATTGATCTAGGCTTGGTCGAACAAATTGATCAACTGCCCAGCGTTGCCTCAATGACGACCTTACTAAACTTACGGGTCGAAAGTGAGCTGGGGCCAGTCCAATTAGCCGTCGCCAATTATCAAGATTCCAGTTTGAGCCGTCGGGCTTTGAGCTTCATCACCGATGCGGAGCAGGCTTGGCAAGGCTTCGCCGAGCAAGGGCAAGTTTGGGTTTCCGAGCCATTTAGTTATCGCTATGGGCGAGGGCTGGGCGATAGCATCACCTTACAAACCGAGCGCGGACCACAACAATTTAGCATCGCCGGAGTCTACTACGATTATGCCTCGGATCAAGGCTATATTTCGATGAATCGGCGTGATTTTGCCAAATATTGGGATGTTGATACGGTGCATTCGATCACAATTTGGCTGGCTGAGAACGCTGATAGTGCCACGACGATCAGTCAAATTCAGGCTTTAGCTGCACCAATTCAAGATTTAAAGGTGCAATCGAACCAAGCCTTGCGCCAAAGCACCTTAGAAATTTTCGACCGCACCTTTGCAATCACGGCGGTTTTGCAGCTATTGGCCACAATTGTTGCCTTTATTGGCATTTTAAGCGCATTAATGGCCTTACAATTAGAACGCAGCCGCGAACTTGGAGTTTTACGTGCCAATGGCATGACCCCACGCCAATTGTGGTTGAGCGTGCTCAGTCAAACTGGTTTAATGGGGCTAACCGCTGGATTATTAGCCTTGCCAGTCGGCTTGATTTTAGCAGTCGTGCTGGTCTATGTGATCAATAAACGATCATTTGGCTGGACGATGCAGCTGATTCTTGACCCCAACTTATTGCTGCAAGCCTTAATTGTAGCGGTTGTGGCGGCGCTGTTGGCAGGCTTGTATCCAGCTTGGAAAATGGGTCGTACCTCGCCAGCGTTGGCTTTGCGGGAAGAATAG
- a CDS encoding potassium/proton antiporter yields MSTESIFVIAGSLVLISIVVSTLSDRWGIPALVLFMGIGMLAGSDGPGDINFDNAAIAQTVGIVALIYILFSGGLETHWHRIRAVIGPGLLLANIGVVISASMVAVIAVWLFDLPPVVGLLLGAIISSTDAAAVFNVLRTRGVRLPEPVESLIELESGSNDPIAVFLTIGLTSYLTSNGHSVGALAIEFVLEMVLGVVIGGLGGYLITWLINRLRLQDGLYPVLTLSMTIMVYGAAVLVHGNGFLAVYVAGLVVGNRPIIHRRSLIRFHEGIAWLMQIAMFLTLGLLVYPSQLVPLIGKGLLLAIFLMFVARPISVIVALGWTRFKLRERLMISWAGLRGAVPIVLATFPLIAGVPQANDLFHLIFFVVLASVTVQGMSISWVADRLKLNSHDIQINSMPLDFIPEISPGSTVYEVVVPDDARLAGRNIMELQLPRGALVVLIRRGRETIVPSGNTRVQANDKILMLADQQALEVINQRLNIANQTA; encoded by the coding sequence ATGAGCACAGAAAGCATCTTTGTTATTGCCGGAAGTTTGGTGTTGATTAGCATTGTGGTCAGCACATTATCGGATCGCTGGGGGATTCCGGCCTTGGTGCTGTTTATGGGCATTGGTATGCTCGCTGGCTCTGACGGCCCTGGCGATATCAATTTCGATAATGCGGCAATCGCCCAAACGGTCGGGATTGTCGCGCTGATTTATATTTTGTTCTCAGGTGGCCTTGAAACCCATTGGCATCGAATTCGCGCGGTGATTGGCCCAGGCTTATTACTGGCCAACATTGGGGTGGTGATTAGCGCCAGTATGGTGGCGGTAATCGCGGTTTGGCTCTTCGATTTGCCGCCAGTCGTTGGCTTATTGCTGGGGGCAATTATCTCCTCAACCGATGCAGCAGCAGTGTTCAATGTGCTTCGAACGCGCGGCGTGCGACTACCTGAGCCAGTTGAATCGCTGATTGAGCTAGAATCAGGCAGCAACGATCCAATCGCAGTGTTTTTAACGATTGGGCTGACGAGTTATCTGACCAGCAACGGCCATTCGGTGGGAGCATTGGCCATCGAGTTTGTGCTCGAAATGGTTTTAGGAGTGGTGATTGGTGGGCTTGGTGGCTATCTGATCACATGGTTGATCAATCGGCTACGCCTGCAAGATGGGCTTTATCCAGTTTTGACCTTATCGATGACGATTATGGTCTATGGGGCTGCCGTCTTAGTTCATGGCAATGGCTTCTTGGCGGTATATGTGGCAGGTTTGGTGGTTGGCAATCGGCCAATTATTCACCGCCGCAGCTTAATTCGCTTTCACGAGGGGATTGCATGGCTCATGCAAATTGCCATGTTCTTAACCTTGGGATTGCTGGTTTACCCATCACAACTTGTGCCATTAATTGGCAAAGGCCTCTTATTGGCAATCTTTTTGATGTTTGTAGCGCGGCCAATTAGCGTGATTGTTGCGCTGGGCTGGACGCGCTTTAAGCTGCGCGAACGCTTAATGATTAGCTGGGCTGGGTTGCGGGGAGCAGTGCCAATCGTTTTGGCCACATTTCCATTAATTGCCGGAGTGCCCCAAGCCAATGATTTGTTTCATTTAATCTTCTTTGTGGTATTAGCCTCAGTCACGGTGCAAGGCATGAGCATCAGTTGGGTGGCTGATCGGCTAAAACTCAATTCGCATGATATTCAAATCAACAGCATGCCCTTGGATTTTATTCCTGAGATCAGCCCTGGGAGTACGGTTTACGAAGTGGTTGTGCCTGATGATGCTCGTTTAGCTGGGCGCAACATTATGGAATTGCAACTGCCACGCGGCGCGTTAGTTGTCTTGATTCGGCGTGGGCGTGAGACGATTGTGCCAAGCGGCAATACGCGGGTTCAAGCCAACGATAAAATTCTGATGTTGGCTGATCAACAGGCACTTGAGGTGATTAACCAACGTCTGAACATTGCCAACCAAACCGCTTAA
- a CDS encoding YbjN domain-containing protein, whose translation MEEPEYRPELDPEHEQAAGWRGFSTLGLFLEEDGWFPQRVEDRPAYRMHYQGANVDIRCLAQIKLEQEQLLIYAYAPMKVPEDKRQLVAEYLIRANYGLHIGNFELDFSDGEVRFKSSLDFEDETLTFIWIRNAIYPSVHLMNRYFPGLMMVMYGEKTPAEAITVIEQ comes from the coding sequence ATGGAAGAACCAGAATACCGTCCTGAACTTGACCCAGAACATGAACAGGCCGCTGGCTGGCGTGGTTTCAGCACTTTAGGGCTGTTTCTTGAAGAAGATGGCTGGTTTCCGCAACGTGTCGAAGATCGTCCAGCCTATCGCATGCATTATCAAGGCGCAAATGTTGATATTCGTTGTTTGGCCCAAATTAAGCTTGAACAAGAACAATTATTGATTTATGCCTATGCTCCCATGAAAGTTCCTGAAGATAAGCGCCAATTAGTGGCCGAATATTTGATTCGGGCTAATTATGGCTTGCATATTGGGAATTTCGAGCTTGATTTTAGTGATGGTGAAGTGCGCTTCAAGAGTAGCCTAGATTTTGAAGATGAAACCCTGACCTTTATTTGGATTCGTAACGCGATTTATCCATCAGTTCACTTGATGAATCGCTATTTCCCCGGTTTGATGATGGTGATGTATGGTGAGAAAACGCCCGCCGAAGCCATTACCGTGATCGAGCAATAG
- a CDS encoding nuclear transport factor 2 family protein, which translates to MHHSSSIDDIAAIQQAALDYLESQHNLDPAQMQRSIHPRMVKRTFWTHRGTGKQYLREASAEEMILLAESYNRAGDKFPATPRKTVEILDVQASVASVKLTADEWIDYMHLVKINDQWTVVNVLWAYHDQDLHR; encoded by the coding sequence ATGCACCACAGCTCATCAATCGACGATATCGCAGCGATTCAGCAAGCAGCCTTGGATTATCTGGAATCTCAGCACAACCTTGATCCTGCGCAAATGCAGCGCAGTATTCATCCACGCATGGTCAAACGCACATTCTGGACGCATCGTGGCACTGGCAAACAATATTTGCGTGAAGCCAGCGCCGAGGAAATGATTTTGCTGGCCGAAAGTTATAATCGAGCTGGCGATAAATTTCCCGCAACGCCGCGCAAAACGGTTGAAATTTTAGATGTCCAAGCGAGCGTTGCCAGCGTGAAACTTACCGCTGACGAGTGGATCGATTATATGCATCTGGTTAAAATCAACGATCAATGGACAGTGGTTAATGTGCTGTGGGCCTATCACGATCAGGATCTTCACCGCTAA
- a CDS encoding sigma-70 family RNA polymerase sigma factor, translating into MHDHEAIARLKQGDIAGLAPLVHHYQYQAVRAAILVVRDRAAAEDIVQSAFLRVVQRIQQFDSQRAFGPWFMKIVLNDALKDAQRRERQSSLDQSNAAGLVLFEELMSNEPQPEALLEQDALRESVIQALNQLTPLQRAAIVQRYYLGMSEAEMADDAATSAGAIKQRLFGARERLRRLLAPIINESV; encoded by the coding sequence ATGCACGATCACGAAGCTATAGCTCGACTCAAACAAGGTGATATCGCTGGGCTAGCCCCCCTTGTTCACCACTATCAATATCAGGCTGTCCGCGCAGCGATCTTGGTTGTCCGCGATCGGGCTGCTGCTGAAGATATTGTTCAATCGGCTTTTCTGCGGGTGGTGCAGCGCATCCAACAATTTGATAGCCAACGCGCTTTTGGCCCGTGGTTTATGAAAATTGTATTGAACGATGCACTCAAAGATGCCCAACGTCGCGAACGCCAAAGCTCACTTGATCAATCAAACGCTGCTGGTTTGGTATTGTTCGAAGAATTAATGAGCAACGAACCTCAACCAGAGGCCTTGTTGGAGCAAGATGCGCTGCGCGAAAGCGTTATCCAAGCTTTGAACCAGCTAACGCCGTTGCAACGAGCAGCGATTGTGCAGCGCTATTACCTTGGAATGAGCGAGGCCGAAATGGCCGATGATGCCGCCACTAGCGCAGGCGCAATCAAACAACGCTTGTTCGGCGCTCGCGAACGGTTACGTCGGCTCTTAGCCCCCATCATTAATGAATCTGTGTAG
- a CDS encoding helix-turn-helix domain-containing protein: MRLVSLPVNRALRPLIRSIILHQSHEAAATAYPVLPTPFPVAGIQYQGRLAVHQQPINTFKRLNRLGLTGLQSTIRQFQPDQQTQTILLVFQPYGVFASFKHTMADLHDQHVPLHEFIAASQLEYLIEQIDTLALQSADLTSVAELISQFVYDQLMPQAYSPHASLINAVKILLASKGTYPISQLAREVNLSRRQLERLFNQQIGLQPKAYASLVQFDQAMRSLAKRDSWASLAHDSGYADQAHFIRQFASRVGQSPAAYAASSKDVAFLQSLLLAEN, from the coding sequence ATGCGGTTGGTTAGTCTGCCAGTCAATCGTGCGTTACGCCCATTGATTCGTTCGATCATATTGCATCAATCGCATGAAGCCGCAGCCACGGCCTATCCGGTCTTGCCAACACCATTTCCGGTGGCTGGAATCCAATATCAAGGGCGTTTGGCCGTACATCAGCAGCCAATAAATACGTTTAAACGTTTAAATCGCCTAGGCTTGACGGGATTACAATCAACAATTCGCCAATTTCAGCCCGACCAACAAACCCAAACAATCTTGCTGGTTTTTCAACCGTATGGCGTGTTTGCCAGTTTCAAGCATACAATGGCTGATTTGCACGATCAGCATGTGCCATTGCACGAATTTATAGCCGCGAGTCAGCTCGAATATCTGATTGAGCAAATCGACACGCTAGCCTTACAATCAGCCGATCTAACCAGCGTTGCCGAACTAATTAGTCAATTTGTATATGATCAACTCATGCCACAAGCATACTCGCCCCACGCTAGCCTCATCAATGCGGTAAAGATTCTGCTTGCATCCAAGGGCACATATCCGATTAGCCAGCTTGCGCGTGAGGTCAACCTCAGTCGGCGACAACTAGAACGGCTATTCAACCAGCAAATTGGCTTGCAACCAAAGGCTTATGCCAGCTTAGTCCAATTTGATCAGGCGATGCGCTCATTGGCCAAACGTGATTCTTGGGCCAGCCTCGCCCATGATTCAGGCTACGCAGATCAGGCCCATTTTATTCGCCAATTTGCCTCCCGCGTCGGTCAATCGCCAGCAGCCTATGCGGCCAGCAGCAAGGATGTCGCATTTCTTCAATCATTGCTACTGGCTGAGAACTAA
- a CDS encoding DUF1398 family protein, with the protein MATFDQTLLQACAESTLNGTLPFPEVIQRLSPSVEQYHVDLIRLEMTYYGHQGQSFVYRLSLNELPAIANQLDLVAFQTALKASQRGEISYPTFLQQSMAAGVSSYFVFLSGRLAIYVGRNGAYSVEPFPAQP; encoded by the coding sequence ATGGCAACGTTTGATCAAACCCTGCTACAAGCCTGTGCCGAGAGCACCCTCAACGGAACCTTACCCTTTCCCGAGGTGATTCAGCGACTAAGCCCAAGTGTCGAGCAATATCATGTTGATCTGATTCGGCTTGAAATGACCTACTATGGTCATCAAGGCCAAAGCTTCGTCTATCGATTAAGCCTAAACGAGCTGCCAGCAATTGCCAACCAACTAGATTTAGTCGCCTTTCAAACAGCTCTCAAGGCATCGCAACGCGGCGAAATCAGCTATCCCACATTTTTGCAGCAAAGCATGGCCGCAGGAGTCAGTAGTTATTTCGTTTTCCTCAGCGGGCGCTTGGCGATCTATGTTGGCCGCAACGGAGCCTATTCAGTCGAGCCATTTCCAGCACAACCATAA
- a CDS encoding GNAT family N-acetyltransferase: MADDRQILETERLILRKLTPDDLEALFRLYRDPIIREHFPEGVLSRAETQAELDWIIKVYYGDYDYGLWATIYKPTGEFIGRCGLLPWVIDERQEVEVAYLLDRAYWRQGLATEAAQAIVAYGFDQLKFDRLICLPIPENAASIRVAEKMGMHLERELVLDGSPALLYSIAKS; encoded by the coding sequence ATGGCAGATGATCGGCAAATTCTGGAAACTGAGCGCTTGATATTGCGCAAATTAACCCCTGATGATCTTGAGGCATTATTCCGACTGTATCGTGATCCGATTATTCGTGAGCACTTCCCTGAGGGTGTGTTGAGTCGCGCCGAAACTCAAGCCGAGCTTGATTGGATTATCAAGGTTTATTACGGCGACTATGACTATGGCTTGTGGGCAACGATTTATAAACCAACTGGAGAATTCATTGGGCGCTGTGGTTTACTGCCATGGGTGATCGACGAGCGCCAAGAAGTTGAAGTAGCCTATTTGCTCGATCGAGCTTATTGGAGGCAGGGTTTGGCAACCGAGGCAGCTCAAGCAATTGTTGCCTATGGGTTTGATCAGCTTAAATTTGATCGTTTAATTTGCTTACCAATCCCCGAAAATGCTGCTTCAATTCGGGTAGCTGAAAAAATGGGCATGCACTTGGAGCGCGAGCTGGTGCTCGATGGCTCGCCCGCGCTGTTGTATTCAATTGCCAAAAGCTAG
- a CDS encoding DUF4268 domain-containing protein — MNQLGRLKRVPIHDAWRQAASHFTHWLTQAENIAQLNTATNLELRFEALNKGTGNLRQSLVCYDQRTETKVLIENQLAGSDHAHLGQLLTTASTVKATILIWIAEHFTPEHRATIEWLNQQTLPHLLFFAIELELWQIDDSPFAPHFKLICKPADWELAITNEPFPAAPPAPANPSKNIYLGYWMRFNAMLRERNSHLSAKKPHSEPSTSFALGRADCSLQAVLNQRDNWIGVAVMLSGISAKLRFRWLRQQRVAIEQQLGVGLEWRENPLTKEYQIWLIRRNANLHDHQQWGDHHVWMIDTLERFYRVFTPLLKQLYIRNEPEHS; from the coding sequence ATGAATCAGCTTGGTCGGCTTAAACGGGTTCCCATTCATGATGCTTGGCGGCAGGCAGCCAGCCATTTTACCCACTGGCTCACCCAAGCCGAAAATATCGCCCAGCTCAACACTGCCACCAACCTCGAATTACGCTTTGAAGCACTCAACAAGGGCACTGGCAATTTACGCCAAAGCTTGGTGTGCTACGATCAACGCACCGAAACCAAGGTCTTGATCGAAAATCAATTAGCTGGCAGCGATCATGCCCATCTTGGGCAATTACTTACCACCGCTAGCACGGTCAAAGCTACAATTTTAATTTGGATTGCTGAACATTTTACGCCTGAGCATCGCGCTACGATCGAATGGCTCAATCAACAAACCCTGCCTCATTTGTTATTTTTTGCGATTGAGCTAGAGTTATGGCAAATTGATGATTCGCCCTTTGCCCCACACTTCAAGCTGATTTGCAAACCAGCCGATTGGGAATTAGCAATCACCAACGAGCCATTTCCAGCAGCGCCGCCCGCTCCGGCCAACCCCAGCAAAAATATTTATTTAGGCTATTGGATGCGCTTTAATGCCATGTTACGTGAGCGCAATAGCCACCTTAGCGCTAAAAAACCGCATTCTGAGCCAAGCACCAGCTTTGCCTTAGGCCGTGCCGATTGCAGCTTACAAGCAGTCTTGAATCAACGCGATAATTGGATTGGCGTAGCGGTAATGCTCAGTGGGATTTCAGCCAAGCTGCGTTTTCGTTGGTTGCGCCAACAACGGGTGGCAATTGAGCAACAATTAGGGGTTGGCCTCGAATGGCGCGAAAATCCTTTGACGAAAGAATATCAAATTTGGCTGATTCGGCGCAATGCCAATTTGCACGATCATCAGCAATGGGGTGATCATCACGTTTGGATGATCGATACCCTCGAGCGTTTTTACCGCGTGTTTACGCCACTGCTCAAACAACTCTACATTCGCAACGAGCCTGAGCATAGTTGA
- a CDS encoding STAS domain-containing protein, with amino-acid sequence MRARVRQRVTWIILLAALLPLLAVWAIALTISYRAQQRSAQNQQVALTNLAAEDYRRFVLNSMDELRGAAETLGNNGNPSQLSDLQLGSQVLFGSSFSEVGVYNLNGERIAVAARLRGVRMPESLAGAPLLQMVRNRQVAIENPAPLQALSLPLAPSEVPHFRMALPILGNANAQLILVADISMDRIWETTSRIESAAQMRVLVINQQGQLISAANTQALIENQDLSSLPLLQTGNSIETYRSPFGEEVLGVRTSLDPTDWILIVERPLEVIYSNVQTLAISLLIVIGIALPIVAAIGWYVGRRLALPVQKLYASVTRFTDDPNAYTPVHLNTRDELASLGEAFNTMVVGLNASQTRLSKMNEELESLVVTRTGELNQALAEVQAQNVEQERLLETVRRLSMPTIPITKHMLVMPLVGEFSANRAGDINATLLKAIEQQQAKVVIMDITGVPVVDQSVARALISASHAAQLLGARVILAGIRPDMAETLVNLQLDLSVIDTAATLAQAFSRGTEYLQSRRR; translated from the coding sequence CCAACGAGTTACCTGGATTATCTTGCTTGCGGCGTTGTTGCCGTTATTAGCGGTTTGGGCAATCGCCTTGACGATTAGCTATCGAGCGCAACAGCGTTCGGCGCAAAATCAACAAGTGGCGCTCACCAACCTAGCAGCTGAAGATTATCGGCGCTTTGTGCTTAATAGTATGGATGAGTTGCGCGGCGCTGCTGAAACGCTTGGAAATAATGGTAATCCTAGTCAGTTGAGCGATTTGCAACTAGGTTCGCAAGTGCTGTTTGGCTCAAGTTTTTCTGAAGTTGGTGTCTATAATCTGAATGGTGAACGAATCGCCGTGGCGGCCCGCTTGCGTGGCGTGCGCATGCCCGAATCGTTGGCTGGCGCACCATTATTGCAAATGGTGCGAAATCGCCAAGTTGCAATTGAAAACCCTGCGCCCTTGCAAGCGCTCTCCTTGCCACTTGCCCCCAGCGAGGTGCCGCACTTTCGGATGGCTTTGCCAATTTTAGGCAATGCCAACGCCCAATTAATTCTGGTCGCTGATATTAGCATGGATCGGATTTGGGAAACGACTTCGCGGATTGAATCAGCCGCTCAAATGCGGGTGTTGGTGATCAATCAACAAGGCCAATTAATTAGTGCCGCCAATACCCAAGCACTGATCGAGAATCAAGATTTATCCAGCTTACCCTTGCTGCAAACTGGCAATTCGATTGAAACCTATCGTAGCCCCTTTGGCGAAGAAGTTTTGGGCGTGCGCACCTCGCTTGATCCTACCGATTGGATTTTGATCGTCGAACGACCACTTGAGGTTATTTATAGTAATGTTCAAACGTTGGCAATTAGTTTGTTGATTGTGATTGGGATTGCCTTGCCGATTGTGGCGGCGATTGGTTGGTATGTTGGTCGGCGATTGGCCTTGCCAGTTCAAAAATTATATGCAAGCGTCACCCGTTTTACCGATGATCCCAATGCCTATACTCCGGTGCACCTCAACACCCGCGACGAATTAGCTAGCCTTGGCGAGGCCTTCAATACGATGGTGGTTGGCCTAAATGCCTCGCAAACACGGCTTTCCAAAATGAATGAAGAGCTTGAAAGCTTGGTTGTTACCAGAACTGGCGAGTTGAATCAGGCTTTGGCTGAGGTGCAAGCCCAAAATGTTGAACAAGAACGCTTGCTTGAAACTGTGCGCCGCCTGAGCATGCCGACCATTCCAATTACCAAACATATGCTGGTGATGCCGTTGGTGGGTGAATTTAGTGCCAATCGGGCTGGCGATATTAATGCAACCTTGCTCAAAGCGATTGAACAACAACAAGCTAAAGTTGTAATTATGGATATTACAGGTGTGCCAGTTGTCGATCAATCAGTTGCGCGAGCCTTGATCAGTGCTTCGCATGCGGCTCAATTGCTGGGTGCACGGGTAATTTTGGCGGGGATTCGCCCTGATATGGCCGAAACCTTAGTTAATTTACAACTAGATCTTTCGGTGATTGATACGGCTGCAACCTTGGCCCAAGCCTTTAGCCGTGGCACTGAGTATTTGCAAAGCCGGCGGCGCTAA